A section of the Agarivorans litoreus genome encodes:
- the mfd gene encoding transcription-repair coupling factor has product MLLNLPCPVDAGDQKQVSNLPGSALAFVIQEYIAQLDAPIVILTEDTRSALQIEREVNGLKPQRALHLLPDWETLPYDTFSPHQDIVSQRILSLNQLSHDKNSVLIAPIATWLQRCAPAEFLAKHSLQLKVGQSLSLNAFKERLVSAGYQHVDQVMEHGEFALRGSLLDLFPMGSNLPFRLDFFDDELDSIREFDPDTQRSAEQRKSITLLPAHEFPTDAGGIETFRQQWRDRFEPSRDAGSIYQQVTKGIMPAGIEYYLPLFHAHTESLTDQLATNTVILKVGDLDHAGKQFWSELTDRYENRRYDKARPILPPDELYQSTEQCFKELKQFAGVKLHKAPARNSQGKLNLDAHALPDLSVNHRLNLPLQALSHYLEHHPKPKTCFIAETEGRREALKNLLSPLKLRIKDVASISEFLASKDSLAMVVAPLDKGFELKDPNIQLISEVDLLGDKVRARQRKASSKTLNPDVLIRNLAELSIGQPVVHIEHGVGRYHGLSSFENGGIKTEFLTLEYANEAKLYVPVNALHLISRYSGANDETAPLHKLGNDQWQKAKAKAAEKIRDVAAELLEVYAKRAAKPGFGYELDDAAYQQFAADFPFEETDDQQQAIGATLQDMQTPNAMDRLVCGDVGFGKTEVAMRAAFVAVNAGKQVAVLVPTTLLAQQHFDNFSDRFANWPIEVASLSRFKTTKEQNAVLKDLAAGKVDVIIGTHKLLSKDVKFADLGLLVIDEEHRFGVRQKEQIKAMRANVDILTLTATPIPRTLNMAMSGMRDLSIIATPPAKRLAVKTFVRQHDPALIKEAISREVMRGGQVYFLHNKVETIERVAQELKEWLPQARITVAHGQMRERELERIMGDFHHQRFNVLVCTTIIETGIDIPSANTIIINRADNFGLAQLHQLRGRVGRSHHQAYAYLLTPPPKLITKDAKKRLDAISQLEDLGAGFTLATHDLEIRGAGELLGDDQSGQIEAVGFTLYMEMLDRAVTALKNGQDLNWDLSQNDQCEVELRLPALLPDDYIFDVTTRLTMYKRIANCANQAEMRELQVELIDRFGLLPDQAKNLFEVQKLKIDAEHLGIKRIEAGPKGGQVEFAESTKVNAAFLVSLLQSQPAIYRLEGANKLKFAVPSDSPEQRLSLIESLLEQFTANATNS; this is encoded by the coding sequence GTGTTACTAAATTTACCCTGCCCAGTTGATGCTGGCGACCAAAAGCAAGTAAGCAACTTACCCGGTAGCGCGCTTGCTTTTGTTATTCAAGAATACATCGCGCAACTTGATGCGCCGATCGTGATTTTAACGGAAGATACCCGTAGCGCCCTGCAAATAGAGCGAGAGGTAAACGGCTTAAAACCTCAGCGTGCCTTGCATTTACTACCCGACTGGGAAACCTTGCCTTACGACACTTTCTCACCGCACCAAGATATTGTATCGCAACGTATTTTAAGCCTTAATCAACTAAGTCACGATAAAAACAGCGTACTTATTGCCCCCATAGCTACCTGGCTGCAACGTTGTGCGCCAGCTGAATTTTTAGCCAAGCACAGCTTGCAGCTTAAAGTGGGTCAAAGCTTAAGCCTCAATGCTTTTAAAGAGCGTTTAGTTAGCGCCGGTTATCAGCATGTTGACCAAGTAATGGAGCACGGCGAGTTTGCTCTTCGCGGAAGCTTGTTAGACCTCTTCCCCATGGGTAGCAATCTGCCATTTCGCTTAGACTTTTTTGATGATGAGCTAGACAGCATTCGCGAGTTCGATCCCGATACCCAGCGCAGTGCAGAGCAGCGCAAAAGCATTACCTTGTTACCAGCGCACGAGTTCCCGACCGATGCAGGCGGCATAGAAACCTTCCGCCAACAGTGGCGCGACCGTTTTGAACCAAGCCGAGATGCGGGCTCCATCTATCAACAAGTCACCAAAGGCATAATGCCAGCGGGCATTGAGTATTATCTACCGTTATTTCATGCTCACACCGAAAGCTTAACCGACCAATTAGCCACCAACACGGTGATTCTTAAAGTCGGTGATTTGGATCATGCCGGTAAGCAATTTTGGAGTGAGTTGACAGACCGCTATGAAAATCGACGCTACGACAAAGCGCGGCCGATCTTACCGCCAGACGAGTTATATCAAAGTACCGAGCAATGCTTTAAAGAACTAAAACAGTTCGCAGGAGTAAAACTGCATAAAGCCCCGGCCCGTAATAGCCAAGGTAAACTGAATCTAGATGCCCACGCGCTGCCAGACTTAAGCGTAAATCACCGTTTGAATTTGCCTTTGCAAGCGCTAAGTCATTACCTAGAGCATCACCCAAAACCTAAAACCTGTTTTATCGCCGAAACAGAAGGCCGTCGCGAAGCCCTAAAAAACTTACTTAGCCCACTTAAGCTGCGCATCAAAGATGTTGCCAGTATCAGTGAGTTTTTGGCAAGTAAAGACAGCTTAGCCATGGTAGTTGCACCTCTAGATAAGGGCTTTGAGCTAAAAGATCCCAATATTCAGCTAATTAGTGAAGTTGATTTACTTGGCGACAAAGTTCGTGCAAGACAACGTAAGGCCTCCAGTAAAACACTTAATCCTGATGTACTTATTCGCAACTTAGCTGAGCTAAGTATTGGTCAGCCAGTAGTACACATTGAACACGGGGTTGGCCGCTATCATGGTTTAAGCAGCTTTGAAAACGGTGGTATTAAAACTGAATTTTTAACCCTAGAGTATGCCAACGAAGCCAAGCTTTACGTGCCGGTAAATGCCCTGCATTTAATTAGTCGCTACTCCGGCGCTAACGACGAAACCGCACCTCTGCATAAACTAGGTAATGACCAGTGGCAAAAAGCCAAAGCCAAAGCTGCTGAGAAAATTCGCGATGTTGCCGCCGAGTTACTAGAAGTTTACGCAAAACGCGCCGCTAAACCCGGCTTTGGTTATGAGCTAGATGATGCCGCCTACCAACAGTTTGCTGCCGATTTCCCATTTGAAGAAACCGATGACCAGCAACAGGCCATTGGCGCAACCTTGCAAGATATGCAAACACCTAACGCCATGGACCGCTTAGTATGTGGTGACGTAGGTTTTGGTAAAACAGAAGTTGCCATGCGCGCAGCATTTGTTGCCGTAAATGCTGGCAAACAAGTCGCAGTATTAGTACCAACCACCCTATTGGCCCAGCAACACTTCGACAACTTTAGCGATCGTTTTGCCAATTGGCCGATAGAAGTCGCTTCTTTATCTCGCTTTAAAACCACCAAAGAACAAAATGCTGTCTTAAAGGATCTCGCAGCCGGCAAAGTGGATGTAATTATTGGTACCCATAAACTGCTTAGCAAAGACGTTAAATTTGCCGATTTAGGTTTGTTGGTCATCGACGAAGAACATCGCTTCGGGGTGCGCCAAAAAGAGCAGATTAAAGCGATGCGTGCTAACGTCGATATTCTTACTCTTACCGCTACGCCAATTCCTCGAACCTTAAATATGGCAATGAGTGGCATGCGTGATCTATCGATTATTGCGACCCCACCAGCGAAGCGCTTGGCAGTAAAAACCTTTGTTCGCCAGCACGACCCCGCGCTAATTAAAGAAGCAATTAGTCGAGAAGTGATGCGTGGCGGTCAAGTTTACTTCTTGCATAACAAAGTCGAAACCATCGAACGTGTAGCACAAGAGCTTAAAGAATGGTTACCACAAGCGCGAATTACCGTGGCTCATGGTCAAATGCGTGAACGCGAACTTGAACGAATCATGGGTGACTTCCACCACCAACGCTTTAATGTCCTGGTGTGTACCACTATCATTGAGACCGGTATCGACATCCCTAGTGCCAACACCATCATTATTAACCGCGCCGATAATTTTGGTTTAGCTCAGTTGCACCAATTACGTGGTCGTGTTGGCCGTTCGCACCACCAGGCTTATGCGTATTTATTAACACCTCCACCCAAACTCATTACTAAAGACGCCAAAAAGCGTTTAGATGCCATATCGCAACTAGAAGATTTAGGCGCCGGCTTCACACTCGCAACCCACGACTTAGAAATTCGCGGCGCGGGTGAGCTATTAGGCGACGATCAAAGTGGCCAAATTGAGGCTGTTGGCTTCACGCTTTACATGGAAATGTTAGATAGAGCAGTCACTGCATTAAAAAATGGTCAAGATCTAAATTGGGACTTAAGCCAGAACGACCAATGTGAAGTAGAACTGCGCCTACCCGCCCTGCTGCCCGATGATTACATCTTTGATGTGACAACGCGCTTAACCATGTATAAACGCATTGCTAACTGTGCCAACCAAGCTGAAATGCGTGAACTACAAGTAGAGCTTATTGATCGCTTTGGCTTATTGCCCGACCAAGCCAAGAACTTGTTTGAAGTGCAAAAACTTAAAATTGATGCCGAGCATCTAGGTATAAAACGTATCGAAGCAGGGCCTAAAGGCGGCCAAGTTGAGTTTGCCGAAAGCACAAAAGTTAATGCCGCTTTTCTAGTAAGCCTGTTACAATCACAGCCAGCTATTTATCGATTAGAGGGTGCCAACAAACTTAAGTTTGCGGTACCTAGCGATAGTCCGGAACAACGATTAAGCTTAATTGAATCATTATTGGAGCAATTTACTGCCAATGCGACTAACTCTTAA
- a CDS encoding CsiV family protein, which yields MRLTLKHALQLGSLAVVCLASLPSIAQEPRWFDIEVIFFKRNVSVESSQEYWPQPQSLNASTSEPLLAPLFGCSKEQEPCIAPRFDKLPVSIDGRGWPISGATKRQMLSKDQLELNEEFAKLSQHAAFTPLLHLGWREIVAPRNRAKHYLVQAGEDFSTRFNEEGHLLGSVSFSNEQYVTESQSFDLAAEDISLFDESDSAIAALGIDPEPTPAIWELEGGIRVYLQHYLYIESELLLKRPVEVELLLNEPEPQPEQSAELPQQSTVITEENTVEVPANVAVAEVVAPSEGQNVVVLSANTETVEQGSLISEFQTEEQLHSFKFDQKRRVRSGEIHYFDHPLMGMLIQIRRSPEEQTNASVDTEQTPITDAQAESDPIVEAEQANFNEASELSSEQQNSSVTPAS from the coding sequence ATGCGACTAACTCTTAAACATGCCCTGCAGCTAGGTAGCTTAGCTGTAGTATGCCTCGCCAGCCTACCAAGTATCGCTCAAGAGCCTCGTTGGTTTGATATTGAAGTTATCTTTTTTAAACGCAATGTAAGTGTAGAAAGTAGCCAAGAGTACTGGCCGCAACCACAAAGCCTTAATGCCAGCACTAGCGAACCTTTATTGGCTCCACTATTCGGCTGTAGCAAAGAGCAAGAGCCTTGTATTGCCCCTCGATTTGACAAGCTGCCTGTAAGCATCGATGGCAGAGGATGGCCAATCAGCGGCGCAACTAAACGTCAAATGCTTAGTAAGGACCAGCTAGAACTAAACGAAGAGTTTGCTAAACTTAGCCAACACGCTGCATTCACCCCTTTGTTACACCTAGGCTGGCGAGAGATTGTTGCTCCTCGCAACCGCGCTAAACACTACCTAGTGCAAGCTGGCGAAGACTTTTCTACCCGTTTCAATGAAGAAGGTCATTTATTGGGCTCTGTAAGCTTTTCTAACGAGCAATATGTAACAGAAAGCCAAAGCTTCGATTTAGCCGCTGAAGACATTTCGTTGTTTGATGAATCCGACTCAGCAATTGCCGCTTTGGGTATTGACCCAGAACCTACACCGGCTATTTGGGAACTTGAAGGCGGCATCCGCGTTTATCTACAGCACTACCTGTATATCGAAAGCGAGTTACTGCTAAAACGCCCTGTGGAAGTGGAGCTGTTATTGAATGAACCAGAACCTCAGCCTGAGCAATCCGCTGAATTACCACAGCAATCTACTGTTATCACGGAAGAAAACACCGTAGAAGTTCCTGCCAATGTTGCCGTTGCTGAAGTTGTAGCCCCCAGTGAAGGGCAAAACGTAGTTGTATTAAGTGCTAACACTGAGACGGTGGAACAAGGTAGCTTAATTAGTGAGTTTCAAACCGAAGAACAATTGCACAGCTTTAAGTTTGATCAAAAACGTCGGGTTCGCTCTGGCGAAATTCATTACTTTGACCACCCTTTAATGGGCATGTTAATTCAAATTCGTCGCAGCCCGGAAGAGCAAACTAACGCTTCTGTCGATACCGAGCAAACACCTATAACCGATGCTCAAGCTGAATCAGATCCTATCGTCGAAGCCGAGCAAGCTAATTTTAATGAAGCATCAGAGCTTAGTAGCGAACAGCAAAACAGCTCTGTTACACCCGCTTCTTAA
- a CDS encoding DUF2919 family protein produces the protein MLLANQPSVLFACALLSRTWLLLAIAASSRQTGDKILGLLYPDHFWFYVGLAMGALPLTRLIFPKLWQKLSIRSQLWGILVLLFSDIAIQIHSINLNYWRFETLNAITLWISLMLSFIVFKSALEKHPSH, from the coding sequence GTGTTACTTGCTAATCAACCCAGCGTGCTATTTGCTTGTGCGCTGTTAAGCAGAACCTGGTTATTGCTGGCCATTGCCGCCAGCTCTCGACAAACCGGCGACAAAATACTGGGTCTACTCTACCCCGACCATTTTTGGTTTTACGTTGGCTTGGCTATGGGTGCTCTGCCGCTCACTCGATTGATCTTTCCGAAACTATGGCAAAAGCTCTCCATTAGGAGTCAGCTTTGGGGCATTTTAGTTCTATTATTCAGCGACATAGCCATTCAGATCCACTCTATTAATTTAAACTACTGGCGCTTTGAAACACTTAATGCCATCACTTTATGGATAAGCTTAATGTTGAGCTTTATTGTGTTCAAATCCGCTTTAGAAAAACACCCTTCGCATTAA